Proteins encoded together in one Rhipicephalus sanguineus isolate Rsan-2018 chromosome 9, BIME_Rsan_1.4, whole genome shotgun sequence window:
- the LOC119404181 gene encoding beta-1,3-galactosyltransferase 5, giving the protein MTIPCKFSRRLLLCVTTCVGLYVVFLWYLHLSHFGRRVDVGLAEALTYDLSVAAPTLNGGSETRRNSGSSAKRILSKNRFESGRHTYTFAYILNKPNLCSEPPSTAVLIVVITSSINFAQRNAIRSTWGDAARRRGYKVIFLVGTPKLKPFQRNIAYEDSQYGDMVQADFIDSYRNLTLKSITMVRWASAYCSNASLVLKIDDDMLLNVWDLAARVRTLSGVKRTIWGLLAQKWTPQRNPRSKWYVSTRAYRNSSYPDFLAGPAYLLSGDSVPLLARGSEGVPYLYLEDVFLTGIVAEKVGVRRVHDEGFLNYRKLFTPCTRPTILTSHGYTPLYLKHTWRALFAGAERRTCDDGAPVDGDGGNGTAVKTNVEVRGSD; this is encoded by the coding sequence ATGACCATTCCCTGCAAGTTCTCACGGAGGCTGCTTCTGTGCGTCACAACCTGCGTGGGCCTCTACGTCGTCTTCCTGTGGTACCTGCACCTCTCCCACTTTGGCCGCCGCGTGGACGTCGGCCTCGCAGAAGCGCTCACTTACGACCTCTCCGTTGCCGCGCCCACGCTGAACGGAGGGTCTGAAACCAGGAGGAATTCGGGGTCGTCGGCCAAGCGCATTCTATCGAAGAATCGATTCGAAAGCGGTCGTCACACGTACACTTTCGCATACATCTTGAACAAGCCGAATTTGTGCTCCGAGCCACCGTCGACGGCCGTTCTCATAGTCGTCATCACGAGCTCCATCAACTTCGCGCAGCGCAACGCCATCCGTAGCACCTGGGGCGATGCGGCTCGCCGCAGGGGCTACAAGGTGATCTTCCTAGTGGGGACGCCCAAACTGAAGCCTTTCCAGAGGAACATAGCGTACGAGGATTCCCAATACGGTGACATGGTTCAGGCGGACTTCATCGACTCGTACCGAAACCTGACGCTGAAGTCGATCACCATGGTTCGCTGGGCGAGCGCCTACTGCTCCAACGCGAGCCTCGTGCTCAAGATCGACGACGACATGCTGCTGAACGTGTGGGACCTGGCAGCTCGCGTTCGGACCCTCAGCGGAGTCAAGCGGACGATCTGGGGGCTGCTGGCGCAGAAGTGGACGCCCCAGAGGAATCCCCGGAGCAAGTGGTACGTGTCTACCAGGGCGTATCGGAACTCTTCCTACCCGGACTTCCTGGCCGGACCGGCGTACCTCCTGTCCGGGGACAGCGTGCCGCTTCTGGCGCGCGGCAGCGAGGGCGTGCCCTATCTGTACCTGGAGGACGTCTTCCTCACGGGCATCGTCGCCGAGAAGGTGGGCGTCCGCAGGGTTCACGACGAGGGCTTTCTCAACTACAGGAAGCTCTTCACGCCGTGCACAAGGCCCACGATCCTGACGAGCCACGGGTACACGCCCCTCTACTTGAAGCACACCTGGCGGGCGCTGTTTGCCGGTGCCGAGAGGCGGACTTGCGATGATGGCGCGCCTGTGGACGGCGACGGAGGGAACGGCACGGCAGTGAAGACGAACGTTGAAGTGCGGGGCAGTGATTGA